In the Advenella kashmirensis WT001 genome, one interval contains:
- the garD gene encoding galactarate dehydratase, with the protein MLEETLKPLYIRISGQDNVAIVVNEGGLPAGTVFACGLTLQTAVPQGHKVALQDIARDAPVIRYGVVIGYALCDVAAGAWVNEAMLRMPQAPSLDALPMATSQPAQAAPLSGLTFDGYRNADGTVGTRNILAISATVQCVTGVVEFAVRKIREELLPRYPNVDDVVYLEHGYGCGVAIDVPNAEIPIRTLRNLSLNPNFGGQILLVSLGCEKLQAPRMFPAGSIPIAQDDPYLITLQDEENVGFASMIDAIMTKAERRLVQLNARKREPCPLSGLVVGVQCGGSDAFSGVTANPAVGYATDLLVRAGATVMFSEVTEVRDGIAQLTARAATPEVGQALLREMQWYDDYLKQGGADRSANTSPGNKRGGLSNIVEKAMGSIVKSGTTAINGVVAPGEKVASKGLNFLATPASDFICGTLQLAAGMNLHVFTTGRGTPYGLAAVPVIKVATRDSLARRWFDLMDLNAGQIATGQATIEQVGQQLFDLMIAIASGRQQSCAEKLKLHNSLVLFNPAPVT; encoded by the coding sequence ATGTTGGAAGAGACACTTAAGCCTTTATATATTCGAATCAGTGGTCAGGACAATGTCGCGATTGTTGTCAATGAAGGCGGCTTGCCGGCGGGCACCGTCTTTGCCTGTGGCCTGACATTACAGACTGCGGTGCCGCAGGGACACAAGGTTGCCCTGCAGGATATTGCCAGGGATGCGCCGGTTATTCGTTATGGCGTGGTCATCGGCTATGCGCTGTGCGACGTTGCGGCGGGCGCCTGGGTCAATGAGGCCATGTTGCGCATGCCGCAGGCACCATCGCTGGACGCGCTGCCGATGGCAACGAGCCAGCCAGCTCAGGCAGCACCATTGAGCGGCTTGACTTTTGATGGCTATCGTAATGCCGACGGTACGGTTGGCACCCGCAATATCCTGGCCATTAGCGCTACCGTGCAATGCGTGACAGGCGTCGTTGAATTTGCCGTGCGCAAAATCCGCGAGGAATTATTGCCGCGTTATCCAAATGTAGACGATGTCGTGTACCTGGAGCATGGTTATGGTTGCGGTGTGGCGATTGATGTGCCCAATGCCGAGATTCCGATTCGCACCTTGCGTAACCTGAGCCTGAATCCCAATTTCGGCGGCCAGATTCTGCTGGTGAGCCTGGGTTGCGAGAAACTGCAGGCGCCAAGAATGTTTCCTGCCGGCAGCATTCCGATAGCACAGGATGATCCATACCTGATTACGCTTCAGGACGAAGAGAATGTCGGCTTCGCGAGCATGATCGACGCAATCATGACAAAAGCCGAAAGACGACTCGTCCAGTTAAACGCCCGCAAGCGCGAGCCCTGTCCGTTGTCAGGGTTGGTGGTGGGGGTGCAGTGTGGCGGCAGCGATGCCTTTTCAGGCGTTACCGCCAATCCGGCGGTCGGGTATGCGACCGATTTGCTGGTGCGGGCCGGTGCGACGGTCATGTTCTCGGAGGTCACCGAAGTTCGCGATGGCATTGCCCAGTTGACTGCTCGCGCGGCCACCCCGGAAGTCGGCCAGGCGCTGTTGCGTGAAATGCAGTGGTACGACGATTATCTGAAGCAGGGTGGGGCGGATCGCAGCGCCAATACCAGCCCGGGTAACAAACGTGGTGGCCTGTCCAATATTGTGGAAAAAGCGATGGGCTCGATTGTCAAATCGGGTACGACAGCGATTAACGGCGTGGTGGCGCCCGGTGAAAAAGTGGCCAGCAAGGGACTCAATTTTCTGGCCACGCCGGCCAGCGATTTCATTTGCGGCACGCTGCAACTGGCTGCAGGCATGAATCTGCACGTCTTTACCACGGGCAGAGGGACACCTTATGGCCTGGCGGCGGTACCTGTGATCAAGGTTGCGACCCGCGATAGTCTGGCGCGACGCTGGTTTGATCTGATGGATCTGAATGCCGGCCAGATTGCCACGGGCCAGGCCACGATTGAACAGGTGGGCCAGCAATTGTTTGATTTGATGATCGCGATTGCCAGTGGTCGACAGCAATCCTGTGCTGAAAAGCTAAAATTGCACAATTCACTGGTACTGTTTAACCCGGCGCCGGTAACCTGA
- a CDS encoding FadR/GntR family transcriptional regulator: MPTRLLINAGPIKRRGRTLSDEVVEQLTEKIQSGSLEVGKKLPTESEFVEAFGVSRSVIREAISQLQARGLVETRHGVGTFVREPSVKDVIFDRSTMSPGTAQELAAVLEVRACLESEAAGLAAQRRTDEQLAELERILRALVKEDISRDISVDVDFQFHEQIAKSTHNSHFLDLLRQLGKHAIPRSRLAIFDQEKAMYQQRLNMEHEAIFNAIAAQDADAARAAMRMHIINSRQRMRSASK, translated from the coding sequence ATGCCAACCCGCCTATTGATTAACGCTGGCCCAATTAAAAGAAGAGGCAGAACGCTCTCGGATGAAGTGGTCGAGCAACTGACCGAAAAAATCCAGTCGGGCAGCCTGGAAGTGGGGAAAAAGCTCCCGACAGAATCGGAATTTGTCGAGGCCTTTGGCGTGAGCAGAAGTGTGATTCGCGAAGCCATTTCACAATTGCAGGCGCGAGGTCTGGTCGAAACGCGCCACGGTGTCGGCACTTTCGTGCGCGAGCCTTCTGTCAAAGATGTGATTTTTGATCGCAGCACCATGTCGCCGGGTACGGCCCAAGAGCTGGCTGCTGTGCTGGAGGTGCGGGCATGTCTGGAGTCCGAGGCGGCAGGCCTGGCGGCCCAGCGGCGTACCGACGAACAGTTGGCAGAGCTCGAACGCATTCTGCGTGCCCTGGTCAAGGAAGATATTTCCCGCGATATCTCGGTGGATGTCGATTTTCAATTCCATGAACAGATCGCCAAGTCCACGCACAACTCACACTTTCTGGATCTGCTGCGCCAGCTGGGCAAACATGCGATACCGCGTAGCCGGCTGGCGATTTTCGATCAGGAAAAAGCCATGTACCAGCAGCGCCTGAACATGGAACATGAGGCAATATTCAACGCCATCGCGGCGCAGGATGCCGATGCGGCGCGTGCTGCCATGCGCATGCACATTATCAATAGCCGCCAGCGGATGAGATCGGCAAGCAAATAA
- a CDS encoding NAD(P)H-hydrate dehydratase, with the protein MTVEYARQHFPALCRPRLAESHKGSFGTVGVVGGAPGMTGAALLAARAALMQGAGKVKIGFVDDLPFVVDPSHPELMLGRADQLLRSGQITVCVAGVGMGLDEKSLGLLYQVFRATLDIPLVLDADGLTLLAQGKIGAGPRNRVLVLTPHPQEAARLLDCDVTEVQQGRARAAVAISKKYEAWTVLKGHRTVICSPQGDTHVNMTGNPGLASGGTGDVLAGMLGACLAQGIEAAQAISGAVWLHGAAADLLVKEGTGPIGLTATDVLLAARRVRNAMVIADS; encoded by the coding sequence ATGACAGTCGAATACGCAAGACAACATTTTCCCGCGCTGTGTCGCCCCCGTCTCGCAGAAAGTCACAAGGGCAGCTTCGGCACCGTTGGCGTTGTCGGCGGGGCACCCGGCATGACGGGTGCGGCATTGCTGGCCGCCCGGGCCGCCCTGATGCAGGGCGCAGGCAAAGTCAAAATTGGGTTTGTTGATGATTTGCCGTTTGTTGTAGACCCTTCGCATCCCGAGCTCATGCTGGGACGTGCCGACCAGTTGCTGCGTTCGGGCCAGATAACGGTGTGTGTGGCCGGGGTCGGCATGGGGCTGGACGAAAAATCCCTGGGCCTGCTGTACCAGGTGTTTCGGGCCACGCTTGATATTCCTTTGGTGCTGGACGCAGATGGCCTGACTTTACTGGCGCAGGGAAAAATTGGTGCAGGTCCGCGCAATCGCGTACTGGTGCTTACGCCGCACCCTCAGGAAGCGGCAAGGCTGCTCGATTGCGACGTGACAGAAGTGCAACAGGGCCGGGCGCGCGCCGCCGTGGCAATCAGCAAGAAATATGAGGCATGGACCGTGCTCAAAGGCCACAGAACGGTGATTTGCTCGCCACAGGGGGACACCCATGTGAACATGACTGGGAACCCGGGGCTGGCCTCTGGCGGTACCGGCGATGTGCTGGCGGGGATGCTGGGCGCATGCCTGGCGCAGGGCATTGAAGCGGCTCAGGCTATATCCGGCGCTGTATGGCTGCATGGCGCCGCAGCTGATCTATTGGTCAAAGAGGGCACCGGCCCCATCGGCCTGACGGCCACAGACGTCTTGCTGGCCGCGCGTCGTGTACGTAATGCAATGGTGATAGCCGACTCGTGA
- a CDS encoding ZinT family metal-binding protein, which produces MSISTKLIQIAVFSCALTASAGAQTHQHDHAHGHSHDHAHGSETNKKTAAKGFFADTDVKDRSLSDWAGDWQSIYPLLQNGTLDKVMAHKAEQKKDKTAEQYKQYYDAGYKTDIDRLVIKDDTFTFYQNGKNYSAQYKYDGYKILTYKAGNRGVRYLFTKQQGEAQAPGFIQFSDHIIAPKKADHFHIYFGNDGHQKLSEELHNWPTYFPSAWKPKTIVHDLMYH; this is translated from the coding sequence ATGAGCATTTCAACCAAGTTAATCCAGATCGCTGTTTTTTCCTGCGCACTGACCGCCAGCGCCGGTGCCCAGACACATCAACATGATCACGCCCACGGTCATTCCCACGATCATGCGCATGGCTCCGAAACAAATAAAAAAACCGCGGCTAAAGGTTTTTTTGCGGATACCGATGTCAAAGATCGCAGCCTGTCAGATTGGGCAGGAGACTGGCAGTCCATTTACCCGCTGTTGCAAAACGGCACGCTCGATAAGGTAATGGCGCATAAGGCAGAGCAGAAAAAAGACAAGACGGCAGAGCAATACAAGCAGTACTACGATGCCGGATACAAGACCGACATTGATCGTCTGGTCATCAAGGATGACACTTTCACTTTTTATCAAAATGGGAAAAATTACAGCGCTCAGTATAAATACGATGGCTACAAGATCCTGACATACAAAGCCGGCAACCGGGGCGTGCGTTACTTGTTCACCAAGCAACAAGGCGAAGCACAGGCACCGGGTTTTATCCAATTTAGTGACCACATTATTGCCCCGAAAAAGGCCGACCACTTTCATATATACTTCGGCAACGATGGCCACCAGAAACTAAGTGAAGAACTGCACAACTGGCCTACCTACTTTCCATCGGCATGGAAACCCAAAACCATTGTTCACGACCTGATGTACCATTAA
- a CDS encoding SDR family oxidoreductase, whose amino-acid sequence MSRNTIEGKVVLIAGGAKNLGGLLAREFAQHGAKAVAIHYHGSQARPAAEQTVAAIEQAGAKAVAFQADLTSAAAMEKLFADTIAAVGRPDIAINTVGMVLKKPMAEVTEEEFDQSSAVNVKSAFFFLKEAGKAVNDNGKICTLVTSLLGAYTPFYSAYEGLKAPVEHFTRAASKELGARGISVTAIGPGPMDTPFFYPAEGNEAVQYHKTAAALSPFSKTGLTDIEDIVPWVRFMVSEGWWMTGQTILVNGGYTTK is encoded by the coding sequence ATGTCCCGAAATACAATTGAAGGAAAAGTGGTTCTCATTGCGGGTGGCGCAAAAAACCTGGGCGGACTGCTGGCACGCGAATTTGCGCAGCACGGCGCAAAAGCCGTAGCCATTCACTATCATGGCAGCCAGGCCAGGCCTGCTGCCGAGCAGACGGTTGCTGCCATTGAGCAAGCCGGCGCCAAGGCAGTTGCCTTTCAGGCTGACCTGACCAGCGCGGCGGCAATGGAAAAACTGTTTGCCGACACCATTGCCGCAGTGGGCCGTCCGGACATCGCCATTAACACAGTTGGCATGGTTCTGAAAAAACCGATGGCCGAAGTCACAGAAGAGGAATTTGATCAATCCAGCGCCGTGAACGTCAAATCCGCTTTTTTCTTCCTCAAGGAAGCAGGCAAGGCAGTCAATGATAATGGCAAGATCTGTACCCTGGTCACGTCCCTGCTGGGCGCCTATACGCCTTTTTATTCAGCCTATGAAGGGCTGAAAGCACCCGTGGAACACTTCACCCGTGCGGCGTCAAAAGAGCTTGGCGCGCGAGGCATTTCGGTCACCGCCATCGGCCCCGGCCCCATGGACACACCATTCTTTTATCCAGCCGAAGGCAACGAGGCGGTGCAATATCATAAGACCGCCGCAGCCCTGTCACCCTTTTCCAAAACCGGACTGACGGATATTGAAGATATCGTGCCATGGGTTCGCTTCATGGTATCAGAAGGCTGGTGGATGACCGGCCAGACCATTCTGGTCAATGGTGGCTACACCACAAAATAA
- a CDS encoding LysR family transcriptional regulator: MQAFIQVMKSGNFTRAAEALRLPRSTVSTLIQELEDRLGVQLLRRTTRRMTPTFEGAQFVKTAREIVDAIEASEQMFQPASQQMTGRLRIDMPSRIGRRIIIPALPSLIEMHPEVELEVSMTDRMVDIVSEGIDCVIRVGELSDSDLICRKLGDIDIITCASPAYLARNGTPTTPDALGTHQVVTYASRFPTAMPAWEYVAQGKLNVVAMNSVISVNNVEGYLAAALAGMGLIQIPAFDVRDLLESAELIEVLPQFRAPSMPLTLLYARRRNVPARIRIFQHWVSDLLCKEHVFSDS; the protein is encoded by the coding sequence ATGCAGGCCTTCATTCAGGTGATGAAAAGCGGCAATTTCACACGGGCAGCTGAAGCGCTCCGTTTGCCGCGCTCGACGGTTTCCACCCTGATTCAGGAGCTGGAGGATCGGTTGGGCGTTCAACTGTTACGCCGTACAACGCGTCGCATGACGCCTACCTTCGAGGGAGCGCAGTTCGTGAAGACTGCGCGTGAAATCGTGGATGCGATCGAAGCGTCCGAGCAGATGTTTCAGCCGGCCTCACAGCAAATGACAGGTCGCCTCAGAATCGATATGCCCAGCCGCATCGGCCGGCGCATCATCATTCCCGCGCTCCCTTCATTGATCGAGATGCACCCGGAAGTCGAGCTGGAGGTGAGCATGACCGATCGCATGGTGGATATTGTTTCAGAGGGCATCGACTGCGTCATACGGGTGGGTGAATTGAGCGACTCCGATTTGATATGCCGAAAACTCGGTGATATCGATATTATCACCTGTGCCAGCCCGGCTTATCTTGCACGCAATGGCACCCCTACAACACCTGATGCGCTGGGTACGCATCAGGTGGTGACTTATGCCTCGCGATTTCCCACTGCAATGCCGGCCTGGGAATACGTGGCTCAGGGCAAACTGAATGTGGTGGCCATGAACAGCGTGATTTCAGTCAATAATGTGGAGGGCTATCTGGCTGCCGCCCTTGCCGGAATGGGGTTGATCCAGATTCCGGCATTTGATGTGCGCGATCTGCTTGAGTCTGCTGAACTGATCGAAGTGCTGCCGCAATTTCGTGCGCCATCCATGCCGCTGACTTTGCTTTATGCCCGGCGGCGCAATGTACCAGCACGTATCCGCATATTCCAGCACTGGGTGTCCGACTTGTTGTGCAAAGAGCACGTGTTCAGCGATTCATAG
- a CDS encoding transglutaminase-like domain-containing protein, which produces MLVTRIRTSLEYEIFSASEFFLNMLVSKKSQLILEEHLGVDYIDSNGSMTPVYFQKNIDAMGGRFVSFPAQAGTINVDYTVSVVTNNARRLSEAAIYPIGRLPKKTIPCLRPSRYCESDVLSAQVQALFCAQGDGIVLVESIIDWIQANIQYEVGCSDSTTSAADVFEKRKGVCRDFAHLAITFCRALNIPARFCVGYVYFEEPPQDFHAIFEVYLGGRWIKFDPTRLAPPDNLVVIARGNDAKDTPFATIFGNIKPIRMRINIEQEDPYSDLHLKAGDEQAAIIGR; this is translated from the coding sequence ATGCTGGTAACAAGAATTAGAACCTCGCTGGAATATGAGATATTTTCGGCGAGTGAATTTTTTCTGAACATGCTGGTTTCCAAAAAAAGCCAATTGATTCTGGAAGAGCACCTGGGGGTGGATTATATCGACAGCAACGGGAGCATGACGCCTGTTTATTTTCAAAAGAATATTGATGCAATGGGCGGACGCTTCGTATCGTTTCCTGCCCAAGCAGGAACGATTAATGTCGATTATACGGTCAGCGTTGTTACCAATAATGCCAGGCGACTGTCCGAGGCAGCCATTTATCCCATCGGGCGTCTACCAAAGAAAACCATCCCCTGCTTGCGGCCAAGCCGGTATTGTGAATCGGATGTGCTGTCAGCCCAGGTGCAGGCTCTTTTTTGTGCGCAGGGCGACGGTATTGTGCTGGTCGAGTCAATTATTGACTGGATACAGGCAAATATCCAATATGAAGTAGGGTGCTCGGACTCCACCACGTCAGCAGCAGACGTGTTTGAAAAACGCAAGGGCGTATGCCGGGATTTTGCCCATTTAGCCATCACGTTTTGCCGCGCATTGAATATACCTGCCCGTTTTTGCGTGGGATATGTCTATTTTGAAGAACCCCCTCAGGATTTTCACGCGATTTTTGAGGTGTACCTGGGCGGGCGATGGATCAAATTTGACCCCACAAGGCTGGCGCCACCCGATAATCTTGTGGTGATTGCACGCGGCAACGATGCCAAGGATACGCCCTTTGCCACTATTTTCGGCAATATAAAACCCATCCGCATGCGCATCAATATTGAGCAGGAGGATCCGTATTCGGATTTACATTTGAAAGCAGGCGATGAACAGGCGGCGATTATTGGCCGTTAG
- a CDS encoding PepSY domain-containing protein, with translation MKMTSSLLFSLFIIVPGMAAAQSNHQQEAQAISEAKVTLAQAVQTAESETGAKAVEVDFDRENNVWSYEVTTLKPGTKYELIIDANTGKVISRKEEQKQ, from the coding sequence ATGAAAATGACCTCTTCCCTGCTTTTTTCACTGTTTATCATCGTCCCTGGCATGGCCGCTGCGCAATCGAATCACCAGCAGGAAGCCCAGGCCATCAGTGAGGCAAAAGTGACGCTTGCACAGGCAGTGCAAACGGCCGAATCAGAAACCGGCGCCAAAGCGGTCGAAGTGGATTTTGATCGTGAGAACAACGTCTGGTCATATGAAGTGACAACCCTCAAGCCCGGCACCAAATATGAACTGATCATTGATGCCAATACAGGCAAAGTCATCTCCCGCAAGGAAGAACAAAAGCAATAA
- the imuA gene encoding translesion DNA synthesis-associated protein ImuA, with protein sequence MMKNTAQKPSGTLVETASDSRFGSLSNGNFERNLESNPESNPESISEGVPKGVVCASQLAGRSGAPAGLPAASALFSDVSFSGARAKDMLAQQVGQGAASSSILAAPERIHPSLWRASQIARSPGLYAHTGYPEISAQLPGGGWPLGNLIEVMTPRAGIGELQLFKPVFCGHRVQSLHRASTAVGLDSASPEQRPIVLIQPPYAPQACAWAHWGVAPSRLLWLAPQSTADALWAAEHILNSGAFAALVLWQHALRDGALRRLQLAAQKGDTLFVLVRALSAARQSSPAPLRLALHPVPTGLHVHIVKRRGSVSEHPVHISLHPDAFGRDLYSEDAADPHSAAFTEFRHANMDRRTFAAPHAGHSLS encoded by the coding sequence ATGATGAAAAATACAGCGCAAAAACCCTCCGGAACCCTTGTTGAAACAGCGTCGGACTCTCGCTTTGGCAGTCTGTCTAACGGTAACTTCGAAAGAAATCTCGAAAGTAACCCCGAAAGTAACCCCGAAAGCATCTCTGAAGGCGTGCCCAAAGGGGTTGTCTGTGCTTCGCAATTAGCCGGGCGCTCAGGTGCTCCGGCCGGATTGCCTGCTGCCAGCGCCTTATTCTCAGACGTGTCTTTTTCAGGGGCAAGAGCCAAAGACATGCTGGCGCAACAGGTCGGGCAGGGCGCTGCCTCGTCTTCTATCCTGGCTGCGCCGGAGCGTATTCACCCTTCGCTGTGGCGAGCGTCGCAAATTGCCCGTTCCCCGGGACTTTACGCTCATACCGGCTATCCTGAAATATCGGCCCAATTGCCCGGTGGCGGCTGGCCTCTGGGCAATCTGATTGAGGTCATGACACCCCGTGCCGGTATTGGGGAACTCCAGTTGTTCAAGCCCGTTTTTTGCGGGCACAGGGTGCAGTCGTTGCATCGCGCTTCAACGGCTGTGGGTCTGGACAGCGCCAGCCCCGAGCAACGGCCTATCGTGCTTATTCAGCCACCGTATGCGCCACAGGCTTGTGCGTGGGCGCATTGGGGAGTTGCACCTTCCCGCCTGCTTTGGCTCGCTCCGCAAAGCACGGCCGATGCCCTGTGGGCGGCCGAACATATCCTGAACAGTGGCGCTTTTGCGGCGCTGGTGTTATGGCAACATGCCCTGCGCGATGGCGCCTTGCGTCGCTTGCAATTGGCAGCGCAAAAGGGTGACACGCTATTCGTGCTGGTTCGGGCCCTGTCCGCTGCCCGGCAATCCTCTCCGGCCCCCTTGCGACTTGCGCTGCATCCGGTGCCTACGGGGCTTCACGTGCATATTGTCAAACGTCGTGGCAGTGTCAGTGAACATCCTGTCCATATCTCACTTCATCCGGATGCGTTCGGCAGGGACCTCTATTCTGAGGACGCTGCTGATCCCCATTCCGCTGCTTTTACCGAGTTCCGCCATGCGAACATGGATCGCCGTACATTTGCTGCACCCCACGCTGGACACTCTCTGTCCTGA
- a CDS encoding Y-family DNA polymerase, giving the protein MIDHGLVRVCSPAARAAGVQPGMRISGVNTLCPQAVLTEYDEHIHHSAIQAASLALLQYTPELALGERDTLLLDVTASLSLFGGIRRLYRRIQGTLHGLCLSAGCAIATTAGGAWLLATAACANLRRCLKPGTQVRRLDALPVGSLPAAQPYEAWLSSIGCALWGPCGNCHAPGCSDAPAGRFCRRLMPPTGTHLKYSNGLSRRCSFRGG; this is encoded by the coding sequence GTGATAGATCATGGCCTGGTCCGGGTGTGTTCACCTGCGGCCCGGGCCGCAGGTGTGCAGCCCGGCATGCGCATCAGCGGCGTCAATACCCTGTGTCCCCAGGCTGTGCTTACCGAATATGATGAGCATATTCATCATTCGGCAATCCAGGCGGCATCGCTGGCGTTGTTGCAGTACACGCCCGAGCTTGCGCTGGGAGAACGGGATACCCTGTTGCTGGATGTCACCGCCAGTCTTAGTCTTTTTGGCGGCATCCGGCGGCTTTACCGACGTATCCAGGGTACTTTGCACGGGCTTTGCCTGAGTGCAGGCTGCGCTATTGCGACAACGGCTGGCGGCGCCTGGCTGCTGGCGACCGCTGCGTGCGCGAACTTGCGCCGCTGTCTGAAACCAGGTACCCAGGTTCGTCGGCTGGATGCCTTGCCAGTCGGGTCGTTGCCGGCTGCGCAGCCTTATGAAGCCTGGCTGAGCAGCATTGGCTGTGCACTCTGGGGGCCTTGCGGCAACTGCCACGCGCCGGGTTGCAGCGACGCACCAGCCGGCAGGTTTTGCAGGCGCTTGATGCCGCCTACGGGAACACACCTGAAATATTCAAATGGGTTGTCGCGCCGCTGCAGTTTCAGGGGCGGATAG
- a CDS encoding DNA polymerase Y subunit UmuC family protein, which yields MAGRLIEQLCGWLAGHQRAVTQLVLLLEHERGRHAREPSRVELATAAPTRDPAHLMRLLQEHLHHLKPAALLLP from the coding sequence GTGGCAGGCCGGCTGATCGAGCAGCTTTGCGGGTGGCTGGCGGGACATCAGCGGGCGGTCACCCAGCTTGTCCTGCTTCTTGAGCATGAGCGTGGTCGTCATGCGCGCGAACCATCCCGGGTGGAATTGGCAACCGCCGCTCCCACCCGGGATCCGGCTCATCTGATGCGCTTGTTGCAGGAGCATCTGCATCATTTGAAACCGGCTGCCCTATTATTGCCGTAA
- a CDS encoding OB-fold nucleic acid binding domain-containing protein, translating into MADYDSLGLTLGRHPLELLRDTLSKLRFSSSAVLQEQPDRRLVRAAGIVTVRQRPGTAKGVVFVTLEDEFGQINLLLRPALVERQRKELLTSRLMGAYGRWQSANGVQHVIVERLVNLTHLLGQLQTRSRNFH; encoded by the coding sequence GTGGCCGATTATGATTCGCTGGGCCTGACGCTGGGGCGTCATCCCCTGGAACTATTGCGTGACACATTGAGCAAGCTGCGGTTTTCCTCTTCTGCTGTCCTGCAGGAGCAACCTGATCGGCGTCTGGTGCGTGCGGCCGGTATCGTCACGGTCAGGCAGCGCCCCGGCACGGCCAAGGGCGTCGTTTTTGTGACGCTGGAAGATGAGTTTGGGCAAATCAATCTGCTGCTGCGGCCAGCGCTGGTAGAGCGCCAGCGCAAGGAGCTCCTTACTTCCCGTCTGATGGGGGCCTATGGGCGCTGGCAGTCAGCCAATGGTGTACAGCATGTGATTGTGGAGCGGCTGGTCAATCTGACACATTTGCTGGGTCAATTGCAGACGCGTAGCCGCAATTTTCATTAA